The stretch of DNA TCTTCCTCGCGCTGCACGACCTCGAGACCCGGACCGCCACGCAGCAGCGCATCGTCGAGGCGCTGGCGTCGAAGGTCGACGAGTACACGACCGGCGGCTCGTTCGCCCCCGACGATCGCTACGCCGGCGCCACGGGCAAGCTCGCCAGCGCGGTCCAGGAGGCGGGCCAGGACGCGACGAGCTTCGGCGGGGTGAACCTGGTCCAGCGCGCCGAGGAGCGCGTGGTCACCGAGGGGACGTCGGCGGGCCGCGCCTCCGACCTGTCGGAGTACGGGGACTTCTCGAACACGATCGGCCAGGCCTGGGTCGTGCGGGCGCTGTCGACGGCCTCGTCGAGCCGCGCGGCGTCGACGGTCGAGTACCTCCTGAAGCAGCAGTGCGCCAACGGTGGGTTCCGGGTGAGCATGGCCGACGAGCAGTGCGGGACGCCTGGTGCCGAGCAGGGCCCGACCGTCGACGCCACCGCCTTCGCCCTCCAGGCCCTGGAGGTCGCGCGCGAGCACGGGATCAGCGGTCTCGACGACGACGTCGCCGAGGCCACCGACTGGCTCCTGCGGACGCAGGCCGCCGACGGCTCCTTCAGCGACGGCGGGACCGCCAACACGAACAGCACGGGCCTGGCGGCCGCGACGCTGCGCGCGGTCGGCCAGGTCGGTCGCGCCGGCGCCGCCGCGTCGTGGATCGTGAGCAAGCAGGTCACCGACGCCAAGGCCGAGGACACCGCGCTGGGCAACGAGATCGGCGCGATCGCCTACGACGACGCAGCCCTGCAGACCGGGCTCGAGAAGGGCATCCCGGTCGAGGCGCGTGACCAGTGGATCCGCGCGACGGCACAGGCCGCCGTCGGTGTCGACGCCCAGCTGCCGCCCGCGACGTTCACGGTGACCGCCCCCGCGGGCTACGTGGCGGGCGGAAGCACCGTGGCCGTGCGGGCCACGGGCCTCGCCTCCGGCGAGAAGGCTCGGGTGGTC from Aeromicrobium erythreum encodes:
- a CDS encoding prenyltransferase/squalene oxidase repeat-containing protein; protein product: MKHTLRRGIVATAVVALGAGLLGAAPAAQAAPNSYAYSAARWLDDQLTDGVVHNEQYDFDDLGLTIDVFLALHDLETRTATQQRIVEALASKVDEYTTGGSFAPDDRYAGATGKLASAVQEAGQDATSFGGVNLVQRAEERVVTEGTSAGRASDLSEYGDFSNTIGQAWVVRALSTASSSRAASTVEYLLKQQCANGGFRVSMADEQCGTPGAEQGPTVDATAFALQALEVAREHGISGLDDDVAEATDWLLRTQAADGSFSDGGTANTNSTGLAAATLRAVGQVGRAGAAASWIVSKQVTDAKAEDTALGNEIGAIAYDDAALQTGLEKGIPVEARDQWIRATAQAAVGVDAQLPPATFTVTAPAGYVAGGSTVAVRATGLASGEKARVVLAGGGAVSVFANADGLATASVKASARTGTVRATVTGSRSNRVGSTSVRVLAASARFPASVGATSVKVNGKVRVNARGLAAGEPVRVYYRSRYVATGTASSTGRFTTVIGVGPATGRKTVFVRGLTDTRQGTATLTVGR